CTGCTGTATTACGTGGCGCAGCATCATCCCGAGATGAAGAAAGAGTTGGGGGCGAAACCCAAAATCGACGAGGCCCTTACCGCCCAGCTCAAGCAGATCATTACGACGTTTAAACAAAAAGGGGGATACGGGGCTCAACCCTAGGGCCTCTTTTGTTCGTCCATGCCCAGTCTTCAGAGCCTTCGGCGCAAGATCGGCAGCGTCAAAAATACCCAGAAGATTACCAAGGCCATGAAAATGGTGGCCTCGGCCAAGCTCAAACGGTCGCAGACCCGCATCTTGGCGTTTCGGCCCTACGGACTGAAGATGCGCGGGGTTGTAGCCGGTCTGAGCCGTCGAGTCAATCGCGACCTGCATCCGCTACTCCAAAAGCGCCCGACCAAAATGGTTCGGATCGTCGTTGTAACGAGCGACCGGGGCCTTTGCGGAGCCTTCAACGCCAATATTGTACGCCGAGCCCTGGAGTTCATTCGCGAGTGTGAGGCGCGTGGCGTGAAGGTGGAAATCGGTTTAGTGGGGCGCAAGGGTCGGGATTTTTTTCGTCGGCGCCATTGGAAAATCCATGAGCCGTACATCGATATCTTTGAGAGGCTTAGCTATGAGCATGGGATCGAGATCGCACAGGCCGCCAGCGAGCAGTATACAAACGGGATGTTCGACGAAGCGCACATCATCTATAACGAGTTCAAGTCGGCCATGCAACAGCGGGTCATTGTGGAGCAAATCTTTCCTTTCGAATCTCTTGAGAACGACGGAGCCGCCGGGGGTGGGTTGGGCGGCAGCTACCTCTACGAACCCGATGAAGGTGAACTCCTGGACAACTTGTTGATGAAGCATCTGCATGCCCAGGCGTTCCGGATCCTCTTGGAGTCATCCGCCGCCGAGCAGGCCGCCCGGATGTCGGCCATGGATGGGGCGACCCGGAATGCCGGCGAACTCATCAAGAAGCTGACACTCTATTACAATAAAACACGGCAAGCTGCGATTACCAAAGAGTTGATGGATATAGTGGGAGGCGCCGAGGCGCTGAAAGGATAGTGTCGAGCGGGGCGTTCTGAATGCCAGGCGAAGGAAGCCCTGACCCGTCGCGCGGCGGACCGCCAAACTCGGACTTCAGAATAAGCGAGAGAGGGAGCCGTATGAACACAGAGATGGGCACAGTGATTCAAGTCATCGGGCCGGTGGTTGATGTGGAGTTCCCTCCGGGGAAGCTCCCCAACCTTCTGAATGCCCTTCGTATTGAACAAGAAGAGGATCGGAAGGCGGGGACGCCCAAGATTCGGCTGACACTCGAGGTCGCGCAACACCTCGGGGAAAACCGCGTCCGGGGCGTGGCGATGTCTTCGACGGATGGCCTGGTTCGAGGCATGCCGGTCAAGGATACAGGCGCTCCGATTTCGGTTCCGGTCGGGCGGGAAACGCTCGGCCGGTTGCTGAACGTGCTCGGCGAACCCGTGGACGAAAAGGGACCCATCATGGCGAAGAAGACCTATCCCATCCACCGGCCGGCTCCCGCGTTGGAGGAACAAGAGACGAAGACCGAAGTCCTCGAGACCGGAATCAAGGTCCTGGATCTCCTGGAGCCCTACAGCAAGGGCGGAAAGGTCGGACTGTTCGGCGGTGCGGGCGTCGGAAAGACCGTCATCATCCTGGAGCTGATCAACAACATCGCACTCCACCATGGTGGCTTTTCCGTTTTTGCCGGCGTGGGGGAGCGCACGCGCGAGGGCAATGACCTCTGGCACGAGATGCAGGAGTCGAAGGTCATCGATCCCGGCGATTACACCAAGTCTAAAGCCGCGCTGGTTTTTGGACAGATGAACGAACCGCCTGGCGCCCGGCTCCGCGTCGGACTCACGGGCCTGACGATCGCCGAGTACTTTCGGGACGAAGAAAACCAGGACGTGCTTCTGTTCATCGATAATATTTTCCGATTTACCCAGGCCGGTTCGGAGGTGTCCGCCTTGCTGGGCCGCATGCCCTCCGCCGTGGGTTATCAGCCGACATTGGGCACCGAGATGGGTGCGCTCCAGGAGCGCATCACCTCCACGAAGAAAGGATCCGTCACGTCGGTCCAGGCCATTTATGTTCCCGCGGATGATCTGACCGACCCGGCGCCGGCCACGGCTTTCGGGCACCTGGACGCGACCACCGTGCTTTCACGCCAGCAGGCGGAGCTCGGGATTTATCCCGCCGTGGACCCGCTCGACTCGACCTCCCGGATTTTGGACCCCCAAGTCATCGGGGAAGAGCACTACGGGGTCGCGCGATCGGTCCAGTCGATCCTCCAGCGCTACAAAGACCTTCAGGATATCATCGCGATCCTGGGGATGGACGAACTCTCCGAGGACGACAAACTGACGGTGTCGAGAGCCCGGAAGATCCAGCGGTTTCTCTCCCAGCCCTTCCACGTGGCGGAAGTGTTCACCGGGACCCCGGGACGGTATGTTAAGCTCAAAGACACCGTCCGGGGCTTCAAGGAGCTTGTCGAAGGGAAGTACGACGATCTTCCCGAACAGGCGTTTTATATGGTGGGCACAATTGAGGAAGTCGTCGCCAAGGCCGAGAGACTGGGAGGGAAGAAATAATTGCCGACGAAAAAACTCCTTCTTGAAGTCGCAACGCCCGATCACCTCCTTCTCAGCCGGGAAGTGGACGAAGTGATCGCCCCCGGCAGCGAGGGCGAATTCGGCGTACTCCCCGGGCACGCCCATTTTCTGTCGATGCTGAAGATCGGCGAATTGCGCTACCGAGTGGGCGATCAGACCCACTACATGTCGGTGTTGTGGGGTTTTGCCGAGGTGACGCCTACAAAGGTCACGATCCTGGCCGAGATCGCCGAAAAGGCGGAGGACATCGACGTCGAACGGGCGCAAGCCGCCGTCGAGCGGGCCGAGCAGCGTCTCCAGGTGGGCGGCCTCCCCTCCGAGCTCAAAGAAGCCCAGATCAGCCTGGAAAAGGCCCGCCTACGTCGGAAGATCGCCGAACGCGCTGGCCGGGCGAAGTAACAGTCCCTCCCGTTTCTTGACCCGCTCTCCCATTTCCGGTATATTCTCGACTAAGTTACCGCCAATTCTCGACCTGGGTTCCGGAGGTCCATTTTATGCTCACGCGCTCCTCTTGCATTCGATCACAGACCCCAGACTGAAACGATTTATCGATGAAGGGAGGATATCATGGCCCGATCCATTACCGTCATGAGTGTCATGGAGGTGATCCGTCACCGCCGGTCCGTGCGCGACTATTCGCCCCGGAACCTTGACCGGGCGACCGTCCGCACGCTGCTCGCGGCCGCGGTGTGCGCGCCCACAGCGGTGCATGAGGAGCCCTGGGCCTTTGTGATCGTCCAGGACACCAATGCCCTGAAGCGCATCTCGGATCGGGCCAAGCCCCTCTTCGCGGAGGAGGTGCACCGCGCCCATCTCGACCGGGGCGGCCATGCGCTCGAGATTTTTCGGCGGCCGGACTTCAACATATTTTACAATGCCAGCACCCTCATCGTCATTGGCGCCACTACGACCGGCCCGTTCATCGCGGCCGATTGCTGGCTGGCCGCCGAGAACCTGATGCTCGCTGCCGCCGCGATTAAACTCGGAAGCTGCGTCATCGGTTCGGCGCTTCCGGCCCTGAACGACGGCGGGGTAAAAAAAGAGATCGGGATCCCGGCCGATTTCACGGCCGTCGCCCCGGTCATCGTCGGCCATCCGACCGGGGAAACGCCGCCCACCTCCCGAAAGGAGCCGGAGATTCTCGTCTGGAAATAACCCGTGAGCGCATGAAATGGAGCATAATATTCGTTCTGTATCTATATTTTAAATTTGTATATAAAGGTTCCGCATATTCGGTTGCAGCTAAACGGATCAGGGGTGAACTAAAGCTCGACGCTAGATTTTCCGAAGCAAAAAAGCAAATTAAAAAAAGCTGTGTTAACGGGCTTATTGCTTTTTCATTGGACTGGATTGTTTTGGAAAAGATAAAAACGGATTCGTATATTGTGACTGACAATCCTGACGCTCTTTACGATGCGGGGAAAAAAATACTTCTTGATTTGTTAAAAACAAAGGTGAGGAATGCAGCATTGAGCAGTAGAGACCCAATGGTTATATGGCATATTGCATCTTTGACGACTCCGGCAATTCTACCACGTGTTCTGAGCTTTGGTTTTACTTCAACCCTACTTTTCCTCTCATAAATTGACGTTTCTGAAGACAGTATAATTTATCAACATATTAAAGAATTGCCTGAAAAAATGGATTGGCCGAAGAAAGTCCCGGAGCGAGGACTTGAATTATGATATTGCTTACCCGCGCCGGCGCCGAAGGCGTATAGCATACAAGCGTAACAGCCGAACTCTTGTCCCCGCTGCTGTGGAGGCTTGGAGTGTTCCTGGCGCTCGAACCACCGAAATTTCGTAAGGCGAAAATTAGGTGTTGGCTCGACAAGGAACCGTCGATAGCCCTCCTCGTTTCCGCAGCTCATTTCGAATGGACGGTTCATCGCGCCCTCCTCCTGTTGTGTATCCTATTGAGTAACCGAACAAACAGGGAAATTCGGCTCGATCTTGAAAAGGTTTATGGTCTTGAACGTTACAAAGATTTTTGGCGTGACGGGCTTCGGCACTTGCCGCAAGCCCGGTCTATTCCGCAAATAGTTTCTGATTGGAAGGCAGTCACGGACGCATTCGATGCCAGAAACCGCCTTATTCACGGTCGAGGTCGTTACACGCGGAATATGGCAAGCCCACACGTGGAGTATCTGCTCAGGTCCGCTGCGGAAGTTAGGGATTGCTGTTCAAGATGCGGTGCGAATTTCGGAGCCCGATTGCCAGTAAGAAAAAAGAGCCACAGCGCATAACCCGCGCTGTCGCCGAGTGCCATTCAGCGCTTTCCCAGCTTCGGCAACCCAAACCGGAACGGGTCGTCGTCAGGCTTTGACCACGGTGCCGTTGACGATCTTTACACGATCGCCCGCATTGAGGCCGTTATCGGTCGACTGCGTGACGGTGCGAATCGCGCCGTTGTTCATCTGGACGGTGATCCGGTAGCGAAGGGTCTTCTTCACGTTCTTCTCGATCTGGTGGCCCGCAAGCGCCCCGCCGGCCGCGCCAGCAACCTCGGCGAGCGTCCGGCCCTGACCCGCGCCGATCCTGCTTCCAACTACTGCGCCGACCACGCCTCCGGCAACCGCGCCCAGTCCGGTTCCCTGGCCGGAAACCTGGACGGCCTTGACCGATTCCACCACGCCGCAGTCTACACATTTCTTGCCGAGCGGGAGCGCGCTGTGAATCAGGCCCGTCATCGAGCCGACGGCTACGATACAGAAGATAATGACGGCTATGGCCGCGATTTTAACGATCGGAATTTTTGCAGCCTCAAGCATAGACATATAGACCTCCGATTCCCTATGGGATAACCATTTTGCCTTGGGTTCATCCCATAGCATGATTATTGCGTAGTTTTATGTTAGCCCTCGCCATTCCGGTTATTCAACAAGAAAATAGTTTTGGGGCGCCATTTTTTTTGTCGGCCTTTACTTTTTTATCCTTTGTCTATAAAGTTCGACATAACCCCCTGCCGGTGCCGAGGGCGGGGAACGGGCATGGATTGAAGATGATGAGCCGAAAGAAGGGACGCCCAAT
This region of Nitrospiria bacterium genomic DNA includes:
- the atpG gene encoding ATP synthase F1 subunit gamma, whose protein sequence is MPSLQSLRRKIGSVKNTQKITKAMKMVASAKLKRSQTRILAFRPYGLKMRGVVAGLSRRVNRDLHPLLQKRPTKMVRIVVVTSDRGLCGAFNANIVRRALEFIRECEARGVKVEIGLVGRKGRDFFRRRHWKIHEPYIDIFERLSYEHGIEIAQAASEQYTNGMFDEAHIIYNEFKSAMQQRVIVEQIFPFESLENDGAAGGGLGGSYLYEPDEGELLDNLLMKHLHAQAFRILLESSAAEQAARMSAMDGATRNAGELIKKLTLYYNKTRQAAITKELMDIVGGAEALKG
- a CDS encoding nitroreductase family protein → MARSITVMSVMEVIRHRRSVRDYSPRNLDRATVRTLLAAAVCAPTAVHEEPWAFVIVQDTNALKRISDRAKPLFAEEVHRAHLDRGGHALEIFRRPDFNIFYNASTLIVIGATTTGPFIAADCWLAAENLMLAAAAIKLGSCVIGSALPALNDGGVKKEIGIPADFTAVAPVIVGHPTGETPPTSRKEPEILVWK
- a CDS encoding glycine zipper 2TM domain-containing protein; its protein translation is MSMLEAAKIPIVKIAAIAVIIFCIVAVGSMTGLIHSALPLGKKCVDCGVVESVKAVQVSGQGTGLGAVAGGVVGAVVGSRIGAGQGRTLAEVAGAAGGALAGHQIEKNVKKTLRYRITVQMNNGAIRTVTQSTDNGLNAGDRVKIVNGTVVKA
- a CDS encoding F0F1 ATP synthase subunit epsilon, translated to MPTKKLLLEVATPDHLLLSREVDEVIAPGSEGEFGVLPGHAHFLSMLKIGELRYRVGDQTHYMSVLWGFAEVTPTKVTILAEIAEKAEDIDVERAQAAVERAEQRLQVGGLPSELKEAQISLEKARLRRKIAERAGRAK
- the atpD gene encoding F0F1 ATP synthase subunit beta is translated as MNTEMGTVIQVIGPVVDVEFPPGKLPNLLNALRIEQEEDRKAGTPKIRLTLEVAQHLGENRVRGVAMSSTDGLVRGMPVKDTGAPISVPVGRETLGRLLNVLGEPVDEKGPIMAKKTYPIHRPAPALEEQETKTEVLETGIKVLDLLEPYSKGGKVGLFGGAGVGKTVIILELINNIALHHGGFSVFAGVGERTREGNDLWHEMQESKVIDPGDYTKSKAALVFGQMNEPPGARLRVGLTGLTIAEYFRDEENQDVLLFIDNIFRFTQAGSEVSALLGRMPSAVGYQPTLGTEMGALQERITSTKKGSVTSVQAIYVPADDLTDPAPATAFGHLDATTVLSRQQAELGIYPAVDPLDSTSRILDPQVIGEEHYGVARSVQSILQRYKDLQDIIAILGMDELSEDDKLTVSRARKIQRFLSQPFHVAEVFTGTPGRYVKLKDTVRGFKELVEGKYDDLPEQAFYMVGTIEEVVAKAERLGGKK